The Sphingopyxis fribergensis DNA segment GCATATAGGTGATCGCGCCATCCTCGTAGAGGCCTTGCGCGATCCGCATCGTGTGGCTGGCCGAGAAGCCGAGCTTGCGCGCCGCTTCCTGCTGCAAGGTCGAGGTCGTGAACGGCGGCGGCGGGTTGCGCGTCAGCGGCTTGGTTTCAACGAGGTCGACGGTGAAATGACCCGCCCTTACGTCGGCCTCGGCGGCGCGCGCATCTGCCTCGTTGGTGATGGTCAGCCGCTCGATCTTGTCGCCGCGCCAACGCGCAAGCCGCGCCTTGAACGGCGTGCCGGACATTTCGAACAGCCCGGTAACCGACCAATATTGCTGCGCAACAAAGGCCTCGATCTCGCGTTCGCGTTCGACGACAAGGCGCAGCGAAACCGACTGGACGCGGCCCGCCGATTTGGCGCCGGGCAGCTTGCGCCACAGCACCGGCGACAGGGTGAAACCGACCAGATAATCGAGCGCGCGTCGGGCGCGATACGCGTCGATGAGATCGTCGTCGAGCGCGCGCGGATGCGCCATCGCGGTCAGCACCGCGTCCTTGGTGATTGCATTAAAGGTCACGCGGTCGACTTCAGCGGGCAGCGCCTTTTTGCTGCGCAGCAATTCCTGTACATGCCAGCTGATCGCTTCACCTTCGCGGTCAGGGTCAGTCGCGAGGATCAATCTATCGGCACCCTTGGCGGCGTCCTGGATTTCCTTCATCCGCTTCGCCTTGTCGGGATAAAGCAGCCACTGCATCGCAAAGCCGTCGTCGGGATCGACCGATCCGTCCTTGGGCGGCAGGTCGCGGACGTGGCCATAGCTGGCCAGAACTTTGAAGTCGCGACCGAGATATTTCTCGATCGTTTTCGCCTTTGCAGGCGATTCCACAATTACCAATTGCATTAAAAAACTATCCCCGTTCACCGGCTCTCACATGTACGCGCGAGGGTGGCGGGGATCGCTCGATGCCGTCAAGCCGGATTTTTCGTCAGCCGTGCTGCCATTTGAAATCGGCGGGCAGAATGCCTGTCGCCTGCGCGGTCGATCACGTGAGGGAAATCTTCGCACCAGCGTGACGCTCGACACGCCCCGCAAGCTCCAATTCGAGCAACAGCAGCTGCACCGTCGAGGCGTCCTGCCCCGATTGTCGCACCAGTTCGTCGACCGCGACCGGGGTCGGCCCGAGAAGGTCGATCAACGACCGGCGTTCCCCCTCGCCGGCGTTCACCCGCGCCGGGGCCGCAGCATAGCGTTGCACCGGCTCGCGCACCATTCGTGCGTCGATCGGTCCGACCGCTTCGAGCACATCGTCGACCGTCTGGATCAGCGTTGCGCCTTCGCGGATAAGCATATTGCAGCCCTGCGCGCGCGGATCGAGCGGCGAGCCGGGCACCGCCATGACTTCGCGGCCATAGTCGCCGGCGCGGCGTGCGGTGATCAGCGATCCCGATTTGGGCGCCGCCTCGATCACCACTGTGCCGTGCGCGATCCCGGCGATGATCCGGTTGCGCGAAGGGAAATGACGTGCCAGCGGTTCGGCGCCCGGCGGCTGTTCGGCGATCAGCAATTGGTCGCTCGCGATCCTTTCCTGCAACGCGGCATTTTCGGGCGGAAACGCGATGTCGATCCCGCTGGCGATCACCCCGGCGGTCGAACCGCCGAGCGCGCCGATATGCGCCGCAGTGTCGACCCCGCGCGCGAGGCCGCTGACCACCGTCACGTCGCGCGATGCCAGATCGGCGGCGAGCTGGCGCGCGAAGCGGCATGCGATCGCCGAGGCATTGCGCGCGCCTACGAT contains these protein-coding regions:
- the dprA gene encoding DNA-processing protein DprA, whose amino-acid sequence is MTHAERLARLRLIRTPHVGPVSWHQLMLRFGSGEAALDALPELVLRGGAGKARIAPAEVAEREIERVATLGARHIFSDEDDYSAMLREVEGAPPVVVVRGDTAMLRRPCVAIVGARNASAIACRFARQLAADLASRDVTVVSGLARGVDTAAHIGALGGSTAGVIASGIDIAFPPENAALQERIASDQLLIAEQPPGAEPLARHFPSRNRIIAGIAHGTVVIEAAPKSGSLITARRAGDYGREVMAVPGSPLDPRAQGCNMLIREGATLIQTVDDVLEAVGPIDARMVREPVQRYAAAPARVNAGEGERRSLIDLLGPTPVAVDELVRQSGQDASTVQLLLLELELAGRVERHAGAKISLT